The following DNA comes from Nocardia sp. XZ_19_385.
CGGCGCCTTCACGCCCTCAGCCTATGCGGATCTGGCCCGTTCAGCGTGCGCCGCAGTACGTATGTCGAACGTCGCCGCGCGACGGATGTGGCAGAGCGCCCTGCGCGGGATTCTCGGTGCATGACAGATTCCATCGTGGTCACCGCGGGGCTGACCAAACGCTACGGCGCCCACACTGCCGTCGACGGCGTCGCCATGCGCGTCGAAGCCGGCGAGATCTACGGCTTTCTGGGTCCGAACGGGGCCGGGAAGACGACCACGCTGCGCATGCTGGTCGGCTTGATCCGTCCGAGCGCGGGCTCGGCGACGGTACTCGGGCACGCCCCGGGTGATCCGGACGCGGTGCGCCGCATCGGCGTACTCATCGAGGGTCCCGGCTTCTACCCGTACCTCTCCGGCCGCGACAACCTGCGTGTGCTGGCGAAATACCGCGGCCTCGGACGTGACGATGTCGCCGAGGCCCTGGTCCGGGTCGGCCTGGCCAACCGCGCCGAGGACAAATTCCGCACCTACTCCCTCGGCATGAAACAGCGGCTCGGTGTCGGTGCGGCCCTGCTCGGCCGCCCCGACCTGCTGATCCTGGACGAACCGACCAATGGTCTGGACCCGGCGGGCATGGCCGAAATGCGGGAACTCATCACCGCTCTCGCCGGCGACGGCCACACCGTGCTGCTCTCCAGTCACATGCTCAGCGAGGTGCAGGAGATCTGCGACCGAGTCGGCGTGATCTCCGGCGGCAAGTTGCGCACCGAGTCCACGGTGGCCGAATTGCGCGGCGCGGCTTCACTTCTGCTGCGTGCCGAGCCGATCGAACTGGCATTACCGGCGGTGCGCAACGCCGTGGGCGGCAACGCGCTGCTGACTTCCAGCGGAATTCGCATCGAGGCGGGACCGGACGCGGCGCCCAAGGTGGCGCGCGCGGTCGTCGAGGCGGGCGCGGACCTGCTGGAACTGCGGGTCGACGAGAAATCCCTGGAAGAAGTCTTTTTCGAATTGACGGAAATGGAGACGGTGCTATGAGAGACCTGCTGGCGAGTGCAATGGCGGAAATGCTGCGGCTGCGGAAGTGGCCCGCGTTCTGGATCATTCTCGGCACCTGGGTGCTGCTGAATCTGACCTTCAGCTACCTGTTC
Coding sequences within:
- a CDS encoding ABC transporter ATP-binding protein gives rise to the protein MTDSIVVTAGLTKRYGAHTAVDGVAMRVEAGEIYGFLGPNGAGKTTTLRMLVGLIRPSAGSATVLGHAPGDPDAVRRIGVLIEGPGFYPYLSGRDNLRVLAKYRGLGRDDVAEALVRVGLANRAEDKFRTYSLGMKQRLGVGAALLGRPDLLILDEPTNGLDPAGMAEMRELITALAGDGHTVLLSSHMLSEVQEICDRVGVISGGKLRTESTVAELRGAASLLLRAEPIELALPAVRNAVGGNALLTSSGIRIEAGPDAAPKVARAVVEAGADLLELRVDEKSLEEVFFELTEMETVL